From a single Arthrobacter sp. SLBN-112 genomic region:
- the recF gene encoding DNA replication/repair protein RecF (All proteins in this family for which functions are known are DNA-binding proteins that assist the filamentation of RecA onto DNA for the initiation of recombination or recombinational repair.): MYLEHLSLTDFRSYAQVDLALGPGVTVLVGYNGIGKTNLMEAIGYLATLSSHRVSSDAPLLRFGTERALVRARLVRGTQVTVLELEINAGRANRGRINRSNPVRARDLLGICQTVLFAPEDLALVKGDPANRRRFLDELLASLIPHHAATRSDYDRVLKQRNALLKSARAGKFTAAHESTLDVWDQHMARAGAELLHARLELVERLRPHLARAYAELTDATKPADATYRSTLQNQMDDDGVPAGGMQGAAAGTTSGGPDDLRLLSVDQLTEQYVQAFAESRKKELERGISLVGPHRDELELMLGQAPAKGYASHGETWSMCLALRLASYYVMLDDARTGGSAPILILDDVFAELDVQRRRKLAAIVSGAEQVLVTAAVDADIPEELSGRRVKVIPGGIDEQ; encoded by the coding sequence GTGTATCTGGAACACCTTTCACTGACCGACTTCCGCAGTTACGCCCAGGTTGACCTCGCGCTGGGCCCTGGCGTCACCGTCCTGGTGGGATACAACGGCATCGGCAAGACCAACCTGATGGAGGCCATCGGCTACCTGGCCACGCTCAGCTCGCACCGGGTAAGTTCCGATGCACCGCTGCTGAGGTTCGGCACCGAGCGCGCCCTGGTGCGTGCCCGGCTGGTCCGCGGCACACAGGTCACTGTGCTGGAGTTGGAAATCAACGCCGGCCGCGCCAACCGCGGCCGCATTAACCGCAGTAATCCGGTCCGTGCCCGGGATCTGCTCGGCATCTGCCAGACCGTCCTTTTTGCGCCCGAGGACCTTGCCTTGGTCAAGGGCGATCCGGCCAACCGCCGCCGGTTCCTGGATGAGCTGCTGGCAAGCCTCATCCCGCACCATGCCGCCACCCGCAGTGACTACGATCGTGTCCTGAAACAGCGCAATGCCCTGCTGAAGTCGGCGCGCGCCGGAAAGTTCACGGCCGCACATGAATCAACCCTTGACGTCTGGGACCAGCACATGGCGCGGGCCGGAGCGGAGCTGCTGCATGCCCGGCTCGAGCTGGTGGAACGTCTTCGTCCCCATCTTGCCCGGGCCTACGCCGAGCTCACGGATGCAACCAAGCCCGCTGACGCCACCTACCGTTCAACTCTCCAGAACCAGATGGACGACGACGGGGTCCCGGCCGGAGGCATGCAGGGTGCCGCAGCCGGAACTACTTCGGGCGGCCCGGATGACCTGCGCCTTCTGTCGGTGGACCAGCTCACGGAACAGTATGTCCAGGCCTTTGCGGAGTCACGGAAAAAGGAACTGGAACGGGGCATATCGCTCGTCGGCCCGCACCGTGACGAATTGGAGCTGATGCTGGGCCAGGCGCCGGCCAAGGGGTATGCCTCGCACGGGGAAACATGGTCCATGTGCCTGGCCCTCCGCCTTGCCTCGTACTATGTGATGCTTGACGATGCCCGGACCGGCGGTTCTGCTCCCATCCTCATCCTGGACGACGTTTTTGCTGAGCTGGACGTCCAGCGGCGGCGTAAACTTGCGGCAATAGTCTCCGGCGCGGAACAGGTCCTGGTGACCGCCGCCGTCGACGCCGATATTCCGGAAGAGCTGTCCGGGCGGCGGGTGAAGGTCATCCCGGGAGGTATCGATGAGCAGTGA
- a CDS encoding DUF721 domain-containing protein: MSSDQGGGPQPGREPDNIDAPQAALNRMREAAAARGEVRRKVARPGSQKAKGSIRDTRGFSQFHATGRDPLGLGKVVGRLVAERGWTSPVAVGSVMAEWATLVGPEISAHCTPESFTDTTLHVRCDSTAWATQLRLLSSSLLEKFRRELGDGVVTSIQVLGPSAPSWRKGGRSVNGRGPRDTYG, encoded by the coding sequence ATGAGCAGTGACCAGGGCGGCGGGCCCCAGCCCGGCCGCGAGCCTGACAACATCGATGCCCCCCAGGCCGCGCTGAACAGGATGCGCGAAGCCGCCGCTGCACGCGGCGAAGTGCGCCGCAAGGTGGCACGGCCGGGTTCCCAAAAGGCCAAGGGCAGCATCCGTGACACCCGCGGCTTCAGCCAGTTCCACGCCACGGGCCGCGATCCCCTGGGCCTGGGAAAGGTTGTTGGCCGTCTGGTGGCAGAGCGCGGCTGGACGTCACCGGTGGCTGTGGGCTCCGTGATGGCGGAGTGGGCCACGCTGGTGGGACCGGAGATCTCGGCCCACTGCACGCCCGAGAGCTTTACCGACACCACGCTCCACGTCCGGTGTGATTCCACTGCCTGGGCCACCCAACTTCGGCTTTTGAGCAGCAGCCTCCTCGAGAAATTCCGCCGGGAACTCGGCGACGGCGTGGTGACCAGCATCCAGGTGCTTGGCCCCTCAGCGCCCAGCTGGCGCAAGGGCGGACGCAGCGTCAACGGCCGTGGGCCGCGGGACACGTACGGATAG
- the gyrB gene encoding DNA topoisomerase (ATP-hydrolyzing) subunit B — protein MANDNTDILAADTAVEDGRTPDTPAAPSTQREYGASDITVLEGLEAVRKRPGMYIGSTGPRGLHHLVYEVVDNSVDEALAGYCSHIEVVLQADGGVKVVDDGRGIPVDMHPTEHKPTVEVVMTILHAGGKFGGGGYAVSGGLHGVGISVVNALSSRVDTEVRRQGHVWRMSFADGGKPQGGLVKGEETDTTGTTQTFYPDPAIFETTEFDFETLRARFQQMAFLNKGLRITLTDERDAAGDDADDDLDLDDLSTEGEVKAEHRTVVYQYNEGLLDYVKHLNSGKKVEVVHEDVIAFETEDTERKIALEMAMQWTSAYSESVHTYANTINTHEGGTHEEGFRAAMTSLINRYAREKGIIKEKDDNLTGDDIREGLTAVISVKLAEPQFEGQTKTKLGNSEVKGFVQRVVTDGLGDWLERNPGPARDVIRKAISAAQARMAARKARDNARRKSPLESFGMPGKLSDCSSKDPEKCEVYIVEGDSAGGSAKRGRNPETQAILPLRGKILNVERARLDKALGNTEVQSMITAFGTGIGEDFDLAKLRYHKIVLMADADVDGQHITTLLMTLLFRYMRPLIENGYVYLAQPPLYRIKWSNAPHDYVYSDRERDAKLVAGQAAGRRIPKDNGIQRYKGLGEMDYTELWDTTMDPDHRTLLQVTMDDALAADQIFSVLMGEDVESRRNFIQQNAKDVRFLDI, from the coding sequence GTGGCTAACGACAATACAGATATTCTGGCAGCAGATACAGCAGTCGAGGATGGCCGCACCCCTGATACCCCGGCCGCGCCAAGCACCCAAAGGGAATACGGCGCCAGCGACATCACTGTGCTGGAAGGCTTGGAAGCTGTCCGCAAGCGTCCCGGCATGTACATCGGTTCCACGGGCCCCCGCGGCCTTCACCACCTGGTCTATGAAGTGGTGGACAACTCCGTGGATGAGGCGCTGGCCGGCTACTGCAGCCACATCGAGGTGGTCCTGCAGGCTGACGGCGGCGTGAAGGTAGTGGATGACGGCCGCGGCATTCCGGTGGACATGCACCCCACCGAACACAAACCCACGGTGGAGGTTGTCATGACCATCCTGCACGCCGGCGGCAAGTTCGGCGGCGGCGGCTATGCCGTTTCCGGTGGCCTGCACGGTGTGGGTATCTCGGTTGTCAACGCCCTTTCCAGCCGCGTGGACACGGAAGTGCGCCGTCAGGGACACGTCTGGCGGATGTCCTTTGCCGACGGCGGCAAGCCCCAGGGCGGGTTGGTCAAGGGCGAAGAGACGGACACCACCGGCACCACCCAGACCTTCTATCCGGATCCGGCGATCTTCGAAACCACGGAATTCGATTTCGAGACGCTGCGCGCCCGTTTCCAGCAGATGGCCTTCCTGAACAAGGGCCTGCGAATCACACTCACGGATGAGCGCGACGCAGCCGGTGACGACGCCGATGACGACCTGGACCTTGACGACCTCAGCACCGAGGGTGAGGTCAAGGCTGAACACCGCACCGTGGTCTACCAATACAACGAAGGTCTGTTGGACTACGTCAAGCACCTGAACTCGGGCAAGAAGGTGGAGGTGGTCCACGAGGACGTCATCGCCTTCGAAACCGAGGACACGGAACGCAAGATTGCCCTGGAAATGGCGATGCAGTGGACCAGCGCGTACTCCGAGAGCGTGCATACCTACGCCAACACCATCAACACCCATGAGGGCGGCACCCACGAGGAAGGCTTCCGCGCTGCCATGACGTCCCTCATCAACCGGTACGCCCGGGAGAAGGGCATCATCAAGGAGAAGGACGACAACCTCACGGGTGACGACATCCGCGAAGGCCTCACCGCCGTTATCTCCGTCAAACTGGCTGAGCCCCAGTTCGAAGGCCAGACCAAGACCAAGCTGGGCAACTCAGAAGTCAAGGGCTTCGTGCAGCGTGTGGTCACCGACGGCCTTGGCGACTGGCTGGAGCGCAACCCCGGCCCCGCCCGCGACGTCATCCGCAAGGCTATCTCCGCCGCCCAGGCCAGGATGGCAGCGAGGAAGGCCCGGGACAACGCCCGGCGCAAGAGTCCGCTGGAATCCTTCGGCATGCCAGGCAAGCTTTCTGACTGTTCTTCAAAAGACCCGGAGAAATGCGAGGTCTACATCGTGGAGGGTGACTCCGCCGGTGGCTCCGCCAAGCGCGGCCGCAACCCGGAGACGCAGGCCATCCTCCCCCTGCGCGGCAAGATCCTGAATGTGGAGCGTGCGCGCCTGGACAAGGCCCTGGGCAACACAGAGGTCCAGTCGATGATCACCGCTTTCGGCACCGGCATTGGCGAGGACTTCGACCTCGCCAAGCTGCGCTACCACAAGATTGTCCTCATGGCAGACGCCGATGTGGATGGCCAGCACATCACCACCCTGCTGATGACGCTGCTGTTCCGTTACATGCGGCCGCTGATCGAGAACGGCTACGTGTACCTGGCACAGCCGCCGTTGTACCGGATCAAGTGGTCCAACGCTCCGCACGACTACGTCTACAGCGACCGCGAACGCGATGCCAAGCTGGTGGCGGGGCAGGCAGCCGGACGCCGTATTCCCAAGGACAACGGCATCCAGCGCTACAAGGGCCTCGGCGAGATGGACTACACCGAACTGTGGGACACCACCATGGATCCTGATCACCGCACTCTGCTGCAGGTGACCATGGACGATGCCCTTGCCGCCGACCAGATCTTCTCCGTCCTCATGGGTGAAGACGTGGAATCGCGCCGCAACTTCATCCAGCAGAACGCCAAGGACGTCAGGTTCCTGGATATCTAA